The sequence AGTTTTTTTGGACCCGTAGTAGTACACGAGCCATATCCAGCGCTGCTGATCCGACAGCGGGGGAACCATCAAATGGAGAGAGCCTTGGTGCCATTCGCAATCTTCAGGAAGCTCGATGGCTGCGTCTAGCACGATTCTCGCAAGGTTCATCGCGGATCTTGCCGACACCGGCGGGTTAGGCTTATCGTCGGCCCATGCCGGCGAATCGAGCAGCTTGGCTTCCGATACCGCGCTAACGTAGGTTTTGCCGAATGCGCTCGAACGGAGAGTGAAGTCGCCCTGCTGGAAACACATCAGGGCTGACGCGAGCATGACGCGCGATGCAAAAAGACCGACCACAGGGATACCTCGTTGTTAGATTTGACGGAAAGCCAGCGCGGCGGCCGCCCGTGTGGACTTGTTCGGGCGTTTGCCGCGACTTGGGCTGAATTCAAAGAGCCTATTTCCGCTCGACGACCCAGATGTTGCGATACACCACGGGGTTGCCGTGGTTCTGCAACATCAGCGGGCCGGTGGGGGCCTCTTTCGATCGGCCGCCCGGCGTCAGCCGCGGAATCTCCAGGTCGTCGTAGATCACCACGCCGTTGTGCCGCAACGTGGCCCGCGCGTTGGCGACTTTCTTGTCGCCGTCGAACTTGGGCGCCGTAAACTCGAAGTCGTAGGTCTGCCAGGAAAGCGGCGGCAAGCACATGTTCACTTTCGGCTCGATCATCGCATACAGCCCGCCGCACTCGTTGTTCTTTCCTTCCAGACCGAAAGAATCGAGCACCTGGAACTCATAGCAGTCTTGCAGATAGACGCCGCTGTTGCCGCGGGCCTGGCCCTGGGCCGTGGGCATGAACGGCGTGCGAAACTCGATGTGCAGCGTACAACTTCCGAACGACTGCTTGCTGCGGGTGCCGACCTGCAGCCAGCCTTCGGGCGTCATCTTGCCGCCCTCGAAGTTGTCGGCACTGGTGCCGTCGAACAGCACCACGGCGCCTGCCGGCGGCTTGGCGCCCAGCGTCGGGCTTTTGCGCTCGACCTTGTTCAACTTGCCGTGCTCTTTGCCCGACGCGTCGAGCACCTTCAGCACGCCCTGCTCGATGCGTCCCTCATGCTTCTCGCCCTTGAATACCGTGACGCTCCCGTCGGTCTTGCCTTCGATGCTATGTTTGTTGTCGCCCTTTTGCCAGCCTTCGCCCGGCAGCCCGCCGGGATAGGCGACGGCGCGGAATTTACCGTCGCCCAGCGCGATCACCTGGATGCCCAGCTTTCGCTGTTCGCCGTCGGCGGCGGTGACCTGACCGACGTACTCGCCCTGCGTGACGAAATCAGGGCCGGCCGAAGCGGCATCGGTGAACGTAGGTAGGCCGCCTTCCGCGGCGCAGGCCGCCAGGGTCGGTGCCAACGAAAGCGCGCAAAACAAACAAAAGCCGGAGCGAGACATGGGTGCGGTCCTCATCGTGTTGGTGTGCGAAAAAGCCGAACGTCGAGGATAATCGAAGTCGAGACGGTTGGAAAGGATGAGGCATCCGCCACAAAAGCTGCAACTTGCTTGACGCCGCGGCGGTGAGTGGTACGATCAGGGCTGTGAGAAGAGGCGGCCTACGGGCCTCATGTCTGCGGCGGAACACCGCTCAAGTTGCTCTTCGCGTTGCGGAAACCCGACCTTCCGTTTGGTCGAGTGTCGAACACCGATCCGCATTTGGGTGTGCCTTCCCTCAGCACGGCCAGAACCGTTTGCCGCTGGGTCCGGTTTTTAATCGGCTGAGGAGGTTTCCCTATCAAGTTGCCGGCGCCCCGCGTTCAAGGCCGTCTCGGAACCGGCCGATGGGCGAGGCGGCGCCAGGTCCCCAGGTGTTTTCAGGCGACGGCCTGCGCAGGTGTTGCTGCCAGATCCGGCCCTTCTTTTACGCGGAGCAAGAGAGCAATGAGGTCCTTGTTTCAATCGTGGCAGTTGGCGGGCGGGGCGTTGGGAATCGTTCTATTACTGCTCGGCGCGGCTCAAGGGGGCGCGCCGGCCTCGGTTAACGGTGCCGGCAAGGCCGCGGCGGCCGCCCAGAAACCGCGGCGTACTGATGGCGGCGCGACGTCGAACGATTTGAAACTCATCAAACCCCGTGGCCGCAACCAGGCTGCCGACACGGCCGATGGCGAATTGCTGGACCAAACTGATCGGCAGAACCGCACCGTCGAGGGCTTTTTGCGGGCCGAGGTCCGCAACGGCCTGAACCGAGCGCGCCAGACTATGGGCAGCAATCCCGAACAAGCCCAAGAAACGCTCCAGTTGCTCATCGACAAGGTGCGCCGCGCCGGCGAACTTCGCGCCAAGGTGCGCACCCAGCTCGTCGAGTCGCTCGAGGCCGCGCTGCGGGCGGCCCGCCGCGAGGTTCAGGCCCAGGCCGAGCGCCGGCTTGAGGCCCAGCAAGCCGCCGCTGAACGCGAAGCCCTGGAGCGCATCAATCGCGCGCTGTTTTTGCAAGAACAGAAAACCGATCAGCTCATGTTGCGGTTCAACGCCCTGATGGGCGAAGAGCGCTATCGCGATGCCGAGGCGCTGGCCGCGATCGCGGAAGAAATGAATCCGGGGCAGGCCGGATTGCGCGGGGCCGAGTTGACCGCGCGAATGGTGGGATATGCGGCTGACATGAACGCCGTGCGCGACATGCGGCACAGGGGCTTCGTCGACGCGGCTTACCAGGTCGAGTTGTCGCACGTGTCGAGCCCGGACGAGCCACCGATCATTTACCCCGACGTCGAAACGTGGCAGTTGCTCACCGAGCGCCGCAAGAAGTACAAAGCGGTCGACGTGAAGCAGCACGGCCCCAGCGAGACCAAGATTCTGGCGGCCTTGGACGACAAGACCGAGCTCGATTTCACCGAGCAGCCGCTGACCGACGTCATCGATTACCTCAAGCAGCGGCACAACATCGAGATCCAGCTCGACAACCGGGCGATCGCCGAGTCCGGCATTGGCAGCGACGCGCCGGTCACACGCAGCATCAAGGGCATCACGCTCCGCTCGGCCTTGAAGCTGTTGCTCGGCGAGATGGACCTGACGTACGTGCTTCGCAACGAGGTGCTGCTGATCACCAGCCGGACCGAAGCCGAGAACATGCTCAGCACGCGCGTCTATCCCGTGGCCGACCTGGTGGTTCCGATTCAGCAACCGCGAGCGGGTGGCATGGGTGGCATGGGCAGCATCGGCCCCGGCATGGGTGGAACGAGCGGTGGCATGGGTGGCGGTATGGGTGGCATGGGTGGCGGTATGGGTGGTATGGGTGGCGGCATGGGAATGGGCATGGGTATGGGAGGTGGCATGTTTTGACGAGCGACATCGACCGGTGGCAAGTTGGTCCTTCATTTTGGATTCGCTTTGGCAGCCCGCAACGGCAGGTACGCGCGGACCCGGCGCCAGCAGGGACGCGCCGAGGCATAGCCGGCCAGCGCCAGACGGCTCACGAAGCGGCGAGGGGCAATCAGCACCTTGCCTACCGCGTAGTCGCGGGTGGCCCACTTGGCGGTCGCGTCGGTCAACGGTCCCCAAAAGTCGACCAGCCGCACGTCGCCCGAGCTAAAAAATCCTTCCAACAACATCGCTCGCAACAATTGGCCGGGCGAAAGCGCGGCATAGGCGGCATCATAGCCGACTTTGGTCGAGTAGTATGCGCCTTTGGCGCGGCATCCGTACTCGAACGCGATCGGCCGATCGTCGTGTTTCAGAAACATAAGTTGCAAATGTCCCAGGTCGGCCATGCTGCCGGCCTGGCGCAAATACCAGTCGAAGATAGTCGGCGCGCGCAAGATCGAAGTTCCCGCGCCGCCTTTCCAGCTCCGATCTTCGAGCTCGCAGGCATGTTTTAGCAACGTGGCCAGTTGCGCCGCGGGTTGCGTGTGTATCTCCAGCGAGAGTTTGCCGGACTGTTTCGCCCGCCTGGCCGCTTTGCGAAGATGGCGGCGATGATTGCCTGACCAGCGGGCCTGGTATTCGTCCCAGCGGCCGTCGATTTGCACCTGGCCAACGCGCTGAGACGGAACGACCATCGCGTCGAGACCGCGGCCCCTTGCCGCCGCGAGCAACGCCTGCCAGCGCGGCGCTTCGTAGGCCACCGGGGCCAGGCACAACAGGGGCCAAGGAGCTTCGTTCAAGCCCTCAACCAGGAGATCCAAGACAGCGGCTTCGTCGGCCGCATCGTCGAGCAAGAGGTCGCCGCACAATCCCCAGGCGTTCGAGGGCAGGCCTCCGCAAGCGGTCCATTTCGACGAATGCGAGGCGACCAACGGCAACGCCGCGAGAAAGGTCTTCCTTTGTTCAACGACCAGACCGTAAAACGCGGCGTCGGGCCTGAAGTGCGTCAGCCATTGGGCCGCGAACTCGGCCCGCGCGAAGGGCGCGCTCACCTCGCTGCGTTGCCAAAGCGCGTCCCATTGCGACGCCGCCTTGCGCAACTCCTCGGCCGAACGGAGATAGCTGAGCTTGAGCATGAGCTTCACGGTGGCTGTGTCGAAGCAACGATAGCTTTTTTATGACCGTGGCGGCGATGAATCCCCCGCCGTCACCTGTATAATGGAATGCGAGAGTAATGACCGCCGAAACGGAGAAGCAACGCGGAGACAAGAGGAATGACCACAGTACCCATCCAGGAAGCCGGAATCCGTCTTTCGGAATTGATCCACGGACTCAGGCCCGGCGACGAGGTGATTATCACCGAAGACAATCAGCCAGTGGCGAAACTCATCGGCCAAGCGATATCGGTTCGCCAGCCCCGGCGACGCGGTAGCGCTAAAGGGAAGCTGATCATTCATGAAGAAGACGAGGAGCACCTCAAAGACTTCAAGGAGTACATGCCGTGAGGCTTCTCCTCGATACCCACGCCTTCCTGTGGTACATCCTCGACGATCCACAATTGAGCGCGAAAGCCGATGCGCTTATTAGCGATGCGAACAACGAGATTGAAGTCAGTCCCGCTTCCTATTGGGAAATCGCGATCAAAATCCGGCTCGACAAATATTCTTTGCCGGAGCCATATCAGATGTTCATGGAGCGCGAGATTGCGACCAACGGCTTTCGTATTTTACATATTGAGCCGAAACACACGGCACTCATCACGACGATGCCGTTTCATCACCGCGATCCGTTCGACCGGCTGATCGTCGCTCAGGCACAGGTGGAGCAAATCGCGATTGTCAGCGGCGACACAGCCCTCGACGCTTACGGCGTCACGAGGCTTTGGTGAAGAGGCGGTTCGTTTTCTCATTGCTTCTTCCACCGCTGCCGCAGCGCCTCGTAAAACAACACGGCCGCGGTGGCCGACACATTCAAGCTGTCGGCCACGCCCAGCATGGGCAACTTGATGGCCACCACGTCTTCGCCACGCCAGGCGTCGGAAAGGCCGGCCGTTTCGCTTCCCAATACCAACGCTGCCGGCAGGTCTAGCCCTGCCTCGGTGTAGTGCATGTCGGCATCGACGCGGGCCGTATAAATCCGCAATGCATGCTCGCGGAGAAAACGCACCGCGTCTTCCGCGCTGGCCACGGCGACGGGCATCGAAAATACCGTACCCAGGCTGGCACGGACCACGTTCGGGTTGAACAGGTCGGTGCCCTGTCCGGCGGCGATCACCGCCGACACTCCCGCGGCGTCGGCCGTGCGCAGAATCGCCCCCAGGTTGCCGGGTTTTTCTAGGCCCTCGACCACCGCGACGAGCGGGCAGCCGGGCAACTGCAAGTCGGCCAGCGAGCGCCGCGGCGTCGTGGCCACGCCCATCACCCCTTCGGCACGCTCGCCAAAGGCCAGTTTTTCGAATACCTGCGGAGTGACCGTCAAACGAGCGACGCCCGTTTCGTCGATCCGCTTCAGGGCCTGCTGCGCGGCGGGCGATTGGCAGAGCGGTCCGCAAACAAAGAGTTCGACGAGCTCGACGCCGGCGGCCATGGCCCGCATCAGCTCGCGCGCGCCGTCGATGAGCATGCGGCCCTGCTTTTCGCGCTGCCGACGCTGGCGAAGCTTGACGGCGTCTTTAACGTGCGGATTGTGAAGGCTCGTGATGTGCAAGGGCGACCATCTCTTCCAGCAAGCGGCGGGGCGCACCGATCTCCAGCACATGGACTTCGCCGGTGTAGCGGTCGGCTCCGGGCGTCAAGAATCCAGGCTTCGAAGCCACAAAAGTGCAGGTGTGGCGGGCGCGGACGGTGGGCGTGGCGGCCGTGCCCGTGTCGCAATCGAGGCCGCTGGGCAGGTCGATGGCCACAATCGGGATTCCACTGGCATTGAGCTGCTCGATGACCGCGTCGACCGGCGGGCGCGGCGCACCGGTGGCGCCGGTGCCCAGCAAGGCATCGACAATCCACTCTGCGCCGGCAAGCTGCCGTTGGAATCGCTCGCCGTCGTGCTGTTGGCCGA is a genomic window of Pirellulales bacterium containing:
- a CDS encoding DUF1080 domain-containing protein, producing MSRSGFCLFCALSLAPTLAACAAEGGLPTFTDAASAGPDFVTQGEYVGQVTAADGEQRKLGIQVIALGDGKFRAVAYPGGLPGEGWQKGDNKHSIEGKTDGSVTVFKGEKHEGRIEQGVLKVLDASGKEHGKLNKVERKSPTLGAKPPAGAVVLFDGTSADNFEGGKMTPEGWLQVGTRSKQSFGSCTLHIEFRTPFMPTAQGQARGNSGVYLQDCYEFQVLDSFGLEGKNNECGGLYAMIEPKVNMCLPPLSWQTYDFEFTAPKFDGDKKVANARATLRHNGVVIYDDLEIPRLTPGGRSKEAPTGPLMLQNHGNPVVYRNIWVVERK
- a CDS encoding GNAT family N-acetyltransferase; amino-acid sequence: MLKLSYLRSAEELRKAASQWDALWQRSEVSAPFARAEFAAQWLTHFRPDAAFYGLVVEQRKTFLAALPLVASHSSKWTACGGLPSNAWGLCGDLLLDDAADEAAVLDLLVEGLNEAPWPLLCLAPVAYEAPRWQALLAAARGRGLDAMVVPSQRVGQVQIDGRWDEYQARWSGNHRRHLRKAARRAKQSGKLSLEIHTQPAAQLATLLKHACELEDRSWKGGAGTSILRAPTIFDWYLRQAGSMADLGHLQLMFLKHDDRPIAFEYGCRAKGAYYSTKVGYDAAYAALSPGQLLRAMLLEGFFSSGDVRLVDFWGPLTDATAKWATRDYAVGKVLIAPRRFVSRLALAGYASARPCWRRVRAYLPLRAAKANPK
- a CDS encoding type II toxin-antitoxin system VapC family toxin — its product is MRLLLDTHAFLWYILDDPQLSAKADALISDANNEIEVSPASYWEIAIKIRLDKYSLPEPYQMFMEREIATNGFRILHIEPKHTALITTMPFHHRDPFDRLIVAQAQVEQIAIVSGDTALDAYGVTRLW
- a CDS encoding RNA methyltransferase, with protein sequence MHITSLHNPHVKDAVKLRQRRQREKQGRMLIDGARELMRAMAAGVELVELFVCGPLCQSPAAQQALKRIDETGVARLTVTPQVFEKLAFGERAEGVMGVATTPRRSLADLQLPGCPLVAVVEGLEKPGNLGAILRTADAAGVSAVIAAGQGTDLFNPNVVRASLGTVFSMPVAVASAEDAVRFLREHALRIYTARVDADMHYTEAGLDLPAALVLGSETAGLSDAWRGEDVVAIKLPMLGVADSLNVSATAAVLFYEALRQRWKKQ
- a CDS encoding NAD(P)H-hydrate epimerase; this encodes MPPTVLNRQQTREVDRRAVSEYGMSGLVLMENAGRGVADVLCQLGVRGPVIICCGKGNNGGDGFVVARHLDLRGLPVRVLLWTTMHELSGDAAVNFDILRTSKVPIEVFGQQHDGERFQRQLAGAEWIVDALLGTGATGAPRPPVDAVIEQLNASGIPIVAIDLPSGLDCDTGTAATPTVRARHTCTFVASKPGFLTPGADRYTGEVHVLEIGAPRRLLEEMVALAHHEPSQSAR